The genomic region ACAGCTGCAGGAGATCTAAAAATACCTAAAGGAAGCTCTATAAAGGAGACCTTGGAAAGCCTTTGGAGTCCATCTATCCCGCTGTACACATAGAATGTGTGAGAAATGGAGGCCGAGAGATGACTCACAAATATAGTGGCAGAGCTAGGGCAaggtcagtgcttctcaaatgaTGCTTTCCCAACAAACTAACCCTAAGGTTTTGCCTtgcaggggggggggggggggggaatctttcttttttttcttaaacaatttatttgaattttgccTTTCATTATAGAATTTATCTGGCCTTGTATTAAAGTCAaaacaatttgtttttattaaattattgaaagaaatttacACTCCTGCATTTCTCAACTTTCTTTAAACTTATGCCACTTTTTGATGACTATAAAAATCTAATGACTCCTTCCAGAAGTTTTAATACCTGCTTCCACTTCCCACCTCAGTTATTATATAGATCATCAATTATTAGAGGATAAAATCTGTTTTCTCTATTGCCCCACTGGCTAAGAAGGTTTTGTTACATATGACTTTGTATAGTTTgtgttatgaaaaaaaattttttatttgctttgttcacatataaaagtaaaatgataaataCGCCATTTCAAATAACATAAGCCCCTTCCCATTCTTCTAAGAGGATATGTTAGGTTTATTTCATGCTTTGTGTACCCCTGGTACCCCTCTTTAACCTCCCCCATATCACTTAGGGATGCTTTTAGCTTGAAGTAAAAACTCCCCTAAAGTGACTTGAGCAACAAAGACATTTAATTATTTCCCATAATAACTAGTTTGGAGAAAGAAGCTTCCAGGGTTGGTTTAGCAGCTCAGTGTTAGCAGGCTTGGTGTCTCCGTGGTTTTCTTGGCATTTCCGTGATCCCACAAGGTGACTTCCCTATCCCCaagcctcccctcctcccttcctggaAGTAAGAGGGgcaaatgggaaatttttcttttccttattttgcttatttatcaGAGAGAAAGAACTCTCCTAGAACCCTATCTCTGCCATTGGACTTCCCCATATAATTCATTGGCTGCTGTTTGTGTCTCATGTCTACTCGTAGGCCagtgttgaggattgaatcatgtctgcaaaaggcatgctcaggtcccaacccctggtcctgtgggtgcagacccattTGTgagtaggacctcttgaagatgttatttcagttaaggtatggcccaactgaatcaggttgggctttaatctgatTGTTGTATAAATAGAATGACATTTAGACATACACccatccctcccccccccccccacacacacacagacagagagagagagagagaagccatgaggAGTAACCAAAAGAAGCTGGAAGCCacaggaagctggaagtcaatggaaattGGAAGcaaaaggagaagatgcctccATATGCATCGTCATGTGATAGAAAAATCAGGAACCTTGaagattgccggccagccagaagatactgaccccgggagaaagcaagccttctagcctctgaaaccatgagccaataaattcctgctgttaagccaacccattgtatagtatcTGTTTTAGCAGCAGGGAAACTAAAATAACCAGTCATTGGCAAAAAGGCGCTAGATTGCCATATTCAAGCTTAGACTAATCACAATGTACCCCCCCATCTTCCCAGAACATGTGCAGAATTGGACTTACGCAAACTATTTATTTTTGCCCAACTCCcttgctagaatgtaagctccatgagggcagagatttttgtctgttttgtttgctgCTGTATCTCCAACAGCTAGGACAATGCCAGGAATTCAGTAAtcattggatggatggatgggtggatggggaagaaggaagaaggggacaTGGCTGTTGGGTAGGTAAACAGAAGTGTCCCCCACCCCTCTAGCATGCACCCCTAGTTTGACAAACATGATGCTACTGAGGGACTGGGGTGATCACCAAACCACTGACCTGAATCCTTGTTATCTTTCCTTCTAGGGAGGGAGCCATAGCTGGAGGTTGCTCTTGTGCTGATGACCCTTCTCAATTCCTCTTATGTCTTAGAAGACAAGATGTGTGAGGGGAACAAGACCACCATGGCCATGCCCCAGCTGATGCCCCTGGTGGTGTTCCTGAGCTCCATCTCCGTGGTCACCGTGGGGCTCAACCTGCTGGTCCTATATGCTGTCCGGAGCGAGCGGAAGCTACACACCGTGGGGAACCTGTATATCATCAGCCTCTCGGTGGCGGACCTGATCGTGGGGGCCATTGTCATGCCCATGAACATCCTCTACCTCCTCATGTCCAAGTGGTCCCTGGGCAGGCCACTCTGCCTCTTTTGGCTGTCCATGGACTACGTGGCCAGCACTGCGTCCATTTTCAGCGTCTTCATCTTGTGCATCGATCGCTACCGCTCCATCCAGCAGCCTCTCAGGTACCTGAGGTATCGTACCAAGACCCGAGCAACAGCTACCATCTTGGGGGCCTGGTTTCTCTCCTTCCTGTGGATTATTCCCATTCTAAGCTGGCGTCACTTCAAATCGGAGAACTCGCACCGGGAGGACAGGTGCGAGACAGACTTCTACAAAGTCACCTGGTTCAAGATCATGACCGCCATCATCAACTTCTACCTGCCCACCTTGCTCATGCTGTGGTTCTACGCCAAGATCTACAAGGCCGTACGGCAACACTGCCAGCACCGGGAGCTCATCGACagttcccttccttccttctcagaAATTAAGCTCAAGCCAGAGAATCCCAAGGTGATTACCAAGAAACCAGGCAAGGAGTCTCCCTGGGAGGTTCTGAAAAGGAAGCCAAAAGATGCTGGGGGTGGACCTGTCCTGAAGCCACCAGTGCAAGACCCAGAGGAGATGAAATCCCCAGTTGTCTTTAGCCAAGAGGAGGATGGAGACGTGGCGAAACGCCATTGCTTCCCACCTAGCATTGTTCAGGTGCAGACTGTGGCAGAGGAGAGTAACAGAGGTTATGATGCAGTCAACCAAGGCCAGCTTGAGACAGAGGAGCAGGGCCTGAGCATGCGTGGGGCCGGTGAAATGGCAGAGGACCAGATCGGAGGTGATAGCCAGTCCTGCTCCCGGACAGACTCAGACACCCCCACAGAGCCTGCATCTGGGAAAGGCCAATTGAGAAGTGAGTCTTGCACGGGCCTGGATTATATCAAGTTTACCTGGAAGAGGCTCCGCTCACATTCAAGACAGTATGTGTCTGGGTTGCACATGAACCGCGAACGGAAGGCCGCCAAACAATTGGGTTTTATCATGGCAGCTTTCATCCTTTGCTGGATTCCTTACTTCGTCTTCTTCATGGTCATTGCCTTTTGCGAGTGCTGCTACAACGAGCCCGTGCACATGTTCACCATCTGGCTGGGTTACATCAACTCTACACTGAACCCCTTCATCTATCCTTTGTGCAATGAGAACTTCAAGAAGACGTTcaaaaaaattctgcacatccACTCCTAAGGGAGGCTTTGAGGGGGTGAAACAAAGAGATGCTTAGGATGTCAAAGGAGGAAATGGAAGATGGATGCCTGCATCTTGCCAGGCTCCTGGGCTTTCTGGAGTCAAAAGAATAGTCTTAGTGGCTGGGTCATTTGGAAGGTTCTTATGCGGCTCTGGAAGGAGAGCGGATGGTGGTGGTCAACAGGGAGAAGGTACTCTGAGTAGAAAGCGGAGCAATTCCAAGAGACTCAGACCGGGATAGAACTCTCCAACTTCTCAGGAAATCTGGGAACTTGAGACTCCTATTGTAATTCAAGCTTTCGGACTTGAATTAGTTGGCAACTGAAAGGATGGGTGGATAGTTTCACTGGAAAATCGGACAGAATTCTCGAGCCTAACTGGAATGGAGCTATCAGGCTGTGCAGAGACTTTACACAGCAGATATGTGCTCCCCCCCTTTAAGGGGTCTCCTTGAGAGGTGTCACAGCTGTTTCACTGTGGCTCTCACTTCTCAGAACACCTCTTTTCTGAATGTCTTTTACAGCTTTCTGCAGAACCAGTGTCTGAacctcccctctgtcccccagaAATTCTGCCTTAATATTTCTTTCTCACGCATATCTTATTGGTAGGAAATTAGGCAGTTTGAACAGCCATCGTTTTCAACCCCAATTCTTTTTGGctattaaaaagtaatgataaaatcTGCCctcaaaaagaaagaggagagaaatacTTTTGAGTGgttggcacattaaaaaaaaataaaaaggcataggGGAAAGAAAACCATATTGCTTCAGGGCTATATGCCAGCTTTATCTCTTTTAAGCTTCACACAGGACAGTGTTGTTACTAGCTCCAGTTTACAGAGGCGCAAATTGAGGTGCAACAAGGTTAAATAAATTgctgagatcacacagctagtggtGAGAGAGAGCTGGAATGAAGACCCTGTCTGGGTCCAGCTCATTGTAACATATTTTCTCCAAAAGGCAAAGATTTGTCTTATTAAGTACATGCACAGAAACATTTCCAAGCATGATGGCAATTCTCAAAAAACTATATTGGGAGGAGAAACAGCTGTTGTGGTGTGTCTGTGGCCACAAAAGGTGACTCCTTTGAAGACACAGTGTGCATTTTTATCTGAGTTCCActgtgtttgtttaaaaaagtTATCATGTTCTTTTAAAGTCATACTTAGGTAAAAACTAGCTTGATTTTACTTGGTGTTTTTGTTACAATCTGATTGTGATTTGTATTTCAAAACCTGATACTAAACCATAATGTGTGTAGCAAATGGGAACAGCTTTAAAAGCTGGTGTTTTGTGTCTTATGTTAGTGTTTGCATGATCTgttaaaatgagatatttttgCCTACCTAAAATACGATATTTGAAGCTGTAGTGTTATGTGGTTTATTTATTTCTACCTTTCTGAGTCTCTTGGACTGAgaagatatattaaaatatcaaatatattgAAATGCCAAATGTTATAATATTTGATATAGAGTTTGGGTcacatctgaaaatgtctttagaaAAGAACTTATATATATCTAAAGCTTCATTGTCATTCTGCTTTGCATACCCCAAAGTTTGACTGCCTCAAAACTGGGGGAGTTTAGGAGACTTTTATCCTGGTTTTAGGCACTGCAGCTGGTCTATTTCCAGGTCAGAAACAATTTCCCAGAAGACTTGTGAGACGGTCACTTCCCAGGATCCCTCAGGAccaaagaaacacttaaaaagaCTGCTCTACCCGGACAAAATACTTAGTGCCCGGTGATAATGGTGATGAGCAATCAAAGAAAGTGGTAGAGAGAAGTCACTTCAGGACCAGAAAGCCCTGGATTTGAGTCTGTCAAGAACAagaaatggtcaataaatataaattgtcAGCATAAAAAGAACAGGGTCCATGCATTATTTTATATAGTGCTTATGGTGCCTCCCATACTGTCTGGTACACAGCAAGAACacatagataatttttaaaacataccgACAATATACCACATGCCAGGCTCAGTGCTTTACCCTCTAATTTAAGTTGCATAACAGTCTTTAGGAGGGGAGTTTCCTTGTTTTTAGAAATATGCAAACcagagcacagagaggttaggaaCCGCTCCAAGATCTGATTCTGGAATATGCTTCCTTTCTGCTGTATCAACTGCCTCTTTCTACTCCTGTCTGTATGATAGAATTAATGTTTGAATTTATGAAAGTCAAGGGACTATGGTGCAGAGATAGTTCAGCCCCAGCACGTAGGAAGGAATCCATGGCTATGGCTGGCACAAAATCTAGGTGAAGCCGGGCTTTCTGCCTTCTAAATGCTAAAACACATACTTTCTAGGATAAGATGTTAATTATGCATCTGAAACCTCACAGCTCAGAAGCTCCTTCAGGTTTCTTTTTATGGGCTTAAAGCAGATTAGCTTAAGCCAATTCCTAAAATGATTAAGTTGCCAAATTGGCCAAGTGTACCAATTTGCCAGAAATTGGTTTCTTTTAACTAGTTACAAGGCTCACAACAATTCATATTGGATATGATTTTTACAAGTTGTTTTCTACATTTGTTGTGATGTTATAGTAACTGActggttgttgtttttgttcacAGCAGCATGCTAAGGAAGGTTTGATTTGTCTCCACTTCTAGTTTGCAGCTActgcagggagagaaagaggagcaGAAACAGGAAAAGTGAAGAGGAAAGAGGGGTTGCTGAATGGGCAAAGAGGAGACGCAGAGGTGAGAGACTGAGCAAGACAGAGGGGAAGAATGGGGGCAGAAGTTagaggaggctgggggagggggaaagagaggTTCAGAAGAGGGGCTCAGGAAGAGATGGGGGGCATCAAGAGGCAGAGGTGGGAGAGGGGGAGATGGATGTGCAGAGAGAGGAGGATacccaagggaagagatggggaGAGATTAAGGTCTTAAGAGGGAGACCAAGGGTGATATAAAGTAGGGGACTGAGGGAAGGAATGGGAGacaggaaaggagaagagagtggggtggggtggggggtgggggcagcaggacAGAAAGAGAATAGACTGAATAGCATAACATTAATACAGTCAAGAATGAAATCTATATTCAAGAACATAATCTTCATCAATCTACTCATAAGTATATTCAAAGGAAGAATAAACTATCTTTAAATTCTGATAAATCGAAAATTCTTTAAAGTGCCTCTCTGAAGACAACACAAAAACCAGTCATCTACAacaatgcataaatatttaaaagcttGCAACGTCACTCCATGCAATAGAAATGACCATGAATGTTATGTGCAGGTAATTTTAGCATTCAGGAAAATCTACCAGTCCACAAATTGGCCATTTGAGGAATTGGTCGTTCGGGTATTTGGCTTTCAGATAATTGCTGGTCTCCCTTTTGAAAATGGGTTGCTGCATGGACTTCTTGGAGGTAAATTTAATAGTCTTCAGAAAGGGTGAAAAAGATGATTGAACTCACTGGTGGCTGGGCACTCTGAGTGCTGTAAAGCAACAATGCTGTTAAAATCTAATTTGTCAACATTTGTCATCCCACAGTCTCTCAGCCTCTCAAAACCCAGGTTGGCTGGGCATGGGATTCCCACTCTGGGGACTGTGTGCTCTCCTTAGTTGAGCTGTAAGACAAGTGGTAAAGGCGGATTGGCCTGAAATGCTGCCATCTTGTTTAAATGTCACGGGGCCTCCTTGCCATGCTGTGGTCTGAGAACATTCTCTGCCTTTCTGTGGCTCCTGGTCTTGCAGCTTCCTTGATGCATTCTGGTCTTGATGCCCCAATGGTCTGCCTACCAAAAGCCTCCTATCCTGGGCAGCAGTGCGAGTCTTCTGCTCTGAGCTCCACCCTAACTCCCCGCTAACAAGGAAAACATATTTGTGACCCCACCTATAATCAACTCTGGTCCCCACATCTATTTTCAATTCCCAGACAACAcctgttacttaaaaaaaatactttttaagcaTTTCTTGTCCAAGGCCTTGTGCTGGGCATTGGGAAACAAAGGAGAGTGAGACAGATAATGGTTCCAACCCCACGAAGCTACTTCAGGGTTGCAAATAACAGAAGCGAACATTGTGAATGGCTGGTTACGcgtgtattttattattttagtttgctaaatgcaatataccagaaatgggttggattttacaatggggatttcttaacttacaaatttatacttctgacaccatgaaaatgtcctaatcagggcatcaacaggaagataccttcttcctgaaaaaAAGCCGCTGGAGatctgggcttctctgtcacatgagaaggtacatggcaacatctgcttgtctcttccttctctcctgggtttcgttgctcccagcttctggcttcagtggcttcctctctgtttctgtggtttctctctgtttcctgtgtgtcctctcttagcttctctggctctttcctctcagcttctttggggcttttttctgcgtcttctctctgttttttatcctgttataaagggctccagtaagaagattaagacccaccttgaatgaggtaggtgacatctcaattgaaataacctaatcaaaaagtcccacctatataataggtttacacccacaggaatggattaaaagaacatgatgttttctggggtacgtacagcttcaaactatcacattTCTGGACTCCAGTGAAGCTCTAAATGACCTAGCCTTGGGAAGGGCTTGAGCCAAGTCAACTACAGGGACCTCAATGGTAAGAACTGGAGGACATTCCATCTGTAATACTGCCATTGACCCATAGGAACTATTCCTGTTCTCTTTGAGCATTAGTTCAAAAGTCCAAAACTCAGAGTAAAGAATTGCCATGTGTCAACCTGTATTCCAgtcaactgtgtgtgtgtgaagtgggGCACATGAAAAGAATCATTTTGAGCTGGGCAGAAGCTCCAAAAGGTGATTATTATAAGGATCTGGAAATCCAGCAGGGAAGACAAGCTTATAAAGAACTAACTTCAACCAAGGTTCATGTAGGCTTAATAGAGTTAAGTACTCTTGGAGCCTAGAATTTGATGGGTGTCAGGCATGTCTTCACAGAAGCAGCGACATCCAACtgggttttaaaaaaagtcaagatGATTACAGACAATACAGACAATAAAATGCACCATATAAACTGTAATCAacaagttttgacaaatgtgtacacCCATGTCACACCCACTCCAGTCAAGATATATAGATTGCCATCACTTCAGAAAGTTCCTCATGCTCCTCTGAAGACAATCTGTGCCTCCCTTTGCGCCTGGCAACCACTTGAGatgatttctatcaccatagataAGTTTTGCTAATCCTAGAATTTCATATGATATCATATAACTTCTCTGTGAGATATATCTACTTTTCAACTGGGGTTTTGAAGACTGAGAAAGGGTTACACAAACAGGAAGTATTGGGGCAAATGCAAACATGAAGATAGAAAAGAGTAGAGTGTGCTTAGGAAACCAGAATTCGTTTTGTGACTCAAGCTTGTGGTCTGAGGGGTCAGTGGCAGCAGAGGAGTCTGATATAGCGGAAAGAGTTGACAGTGTTAAATTTTACTTGAGTTCTGTGCTCCTGGAGAACAGCAATGGTTAAGAATCCTCCCTCATTCTTTTGTGCTTGGGAAATGGCGTACTGCAAAGAAACACTCTTTCCCATATGACTTCCATAAGACTCACATATGCCCCCTTTGTTTTTCTAAGACAGAGCCACACACAAATCCTCCAAGTTCCCATTCTTTGCCTTAAATGGTTAGCTGAACTTCCTGTCCCTACGATCAATGGGAACAAAATGCTTGTTAATCAAACTTTGGTTaagcttctttttcttcccaggcCCCTGAACTTTGTTTCACTTACCCTCAGCCTGAACTTGCATACAGCCCTTCCTGAGATCTCATGAACACAGCATTCTCCTTACTTATTTCAGTAGTCCCCCTCTCCCTATTGCATCACCTCCCAACCCCAGCAATAATCCTTGGAATAAAGTCTCTTCTCACTAAGtctgaatttgttttttcatttgacCAGAGTCAACAGGCTTCCAGTAGAATCCTCACCCATTTTTTTAGCTCTTTGGTCGTCAGCAAACCACTTTTCCTAGGCTCTGTTCTCTCACATGTAAAATATGACATCAACTGGTGCCAGACCTGTGTGAGGACTAGAGATGTGAAACACAGtaggtaataaaaaaaaaaagagtaatcaTTGCTCTTGTTATGAGCTGCAGAGCTGCATCAGGGTTACTTTGTGAACCAGCTTTTCATGCCAGATTGAGAAGTTTATCATATTCACTATTGTGTCTTCAATACCATCTGGTGCTTGGCATTGTACATCATGCTAAACAAATAACTTAGAATGAATAACTTTATCCCATAGACATCAGGAGCTATGAAAATCATGACTGTTTAGAAAGAGGATGTTGGTCACTGTCAATTTTCATTGgcctttatttattaaaattttcctctCCTGTATCTCCACACCTGCCTCCCTAAAGATCCCTGTGATATGTTGGATGTTCCCTCTCCTGGAAAATGGGAATGATGATTCTTGTTATTCTCTGAAATCCAAAGAGAATGtgaagcactttttaaaatgcacGACAGACCATATACACATTTCCACATCTGATAAGGAAGAGAAAGCCTTGATCGGCTCTCCCCAGGGGTCTTTGTCCACCATCTGATGTCCTGTCTTCCCCACAACTCAAGTTCCTTCCACTCAGCCGCGTGCTACGCGTGTATCTCTTTCAGGCTTTCCCGCGGCTCTATGTGCGCACGCGCACCTCTCTTCCCAggcgggctgggggcggggctATATTGCGTCATCGGGACGCGCGCTGCGGTGATGTTGCGGTTGCCGGAAGTTGAGCGGCGGTAAGTGAGCCGTGGGTGCAGATGGAGTAGTGGGGGTCTGGCGGGGTCAGTTTTGGAGGCCTGGAAAAAAGAGGGGAGTTCCGCGATGAAGGCAGGGGAGAGCCCCAGGCTGTTCCTCCTCCCGGCCCTGGGGGCTCCTCCCCCTTCCAGGAAGTCACTCCGACTGTCGTCCTCTTTCTCCAGCCACATCCCCTCAGGCTGTTTCAACCCGGAGTCTTCTGACTGGGAAATTCCTGCTGGTTTTCTAAGTCAGTCCTCCCTGTCTTTGGCAGGGATTTTGCTGAGAATCTCAGCACTGGGTTCTCATTCTCTTTGCCTGGATTTGTTGTGTGACCCCGGCACTTCCCGCCCATTTCTGAGCCTCTCTTCTCTTAGCTGTAAAGTGGGGATGCAAAACGTCGTTTGTGAAATGAGGAGGTTAATTTAAGTGAACGCTGGGGGCATTTTCTGAGCCTAGGTTCTGCGATTTTTGGTTTAGTCCAGGGATTGCAAACTCTGATGTTTACCAGAAATTCAGGTAAGGTCAACGTAGGTGTAagaaaatttccctctcagataTATAATCAAACTTAAACACTGTGCTGCTGAAACCAGGCATATTTGTGACTGTTACTTTGGGACTTGTGGGTCCCATGCTCCCTGTCCCATTGAATACTTGGATTTCTTCTATGACATCCCTGTTCACTGGTTAAATTTCTTCAGTGACAAAAAGTTCACTACTTTTGGTTCTCCTGTTTCTTCCCCCAGCTCTCTTAAGTCAAGTTGAGCTGAATGCTGTTACCTGGTAATCTCAGCTCATTCCTCCTTTAGCCTCTTGGCCCTTTCATTTCATTGCCCCTTCCATTTGATTGCTCTGCACACCTGTCTTCCTCTTCCCATCTTCTCTTCCCTAGGCTAAACACATTTGATTTATTTACCATAGTAAACTCCACAAAGAGAATCTTGGCTTGTTTTAGTtattgctgtatccccagcatctagaacaATGCTTGACATGttgtagatgcttaataaatacttttgaatgaagaaataaaacagacatttgAGTGCTGATCAAGAAGGCTTTTCTGAGGAGCTGACATTTGAGCCAACACCTGAAAGATGAAAAGGCCAAATTTGTGCAGGCTCCTCTTgcctgacagcccctcctcccccaacttGGTGCTCCAGTCTTGTTAAACTGCTTGCAAGTCATCTCACCTATAGCCCGCTGCTCCTGCTGCCTTCCCCTCCATTTTTCTTTGCCAACTCCTTCCTGCCCCTCATGTGACATGATTTCGAAACCCTTTAAGGAGCTGAGCCTTGGGCTGTTTTTCAACTACAAGATCCTGTTTCTGTTCTCAGCTAGTTACTCctaatagaaaagaaatataaatacatgTTAAGCTTCTgctgtgtgcctggcactgttccACAGTCTGAGAATACAAAAATGAGTAAGATACACATCCCTGTCCTCAGGgagtttacttttttattttttaattcaatgagAGCGACTACAGCAATATAGTATGAAGCTATTGTGCAATTTTGCTAGAGGAGGATTGAGAAGTTGTAAGTCAGACTGTGGCATCAGTGAAGGCTTTTGTGAGAATTTGGTGCTTTATCCACTTCCTAAAAGATGAGTAGCAGTTAGAAGAGAGGTGGGATGGTATTGTAGACAGTGGCATGAGCAAAGGGCTGTAGGTGGAGGGCATGACCTGCAAATAGAGTTCTGGGATAAGAGGTGACTGTAGAAAGGTAAATGGGAGACAGATCAGGAAGGGCCTTGTGAGCAATAGCATGTGGTGGTTAAGGGCACAGACTTTGGAATCTAAGATACCCAGGTTACATGTAGGGTTTTCACCACTGAACTAGttttgtgaccttgagaaagtcacTTCCTttttaagcttcagtttcctcctctataaaaagGGAAAGTGTAAAACCTACCTCCCAGGGATGCTGTAGATGATACATGTTACTCACTTGGCACTGGTTGAAAGTAAACAGTTCATAAATAGTAGCAATTAGAATGATAGGCTAAGAACTTCGGACTTGATTTTTAAAGCAATGGGGATGAGAGGTGAGGCACTGAAGAATTTCGAACAGGTGTGTGATATGCTGTGGTCTGTGTTTTAAATTACCTGGGCAGCAGTGTGGTAATGACCTTGGACAGGGCAAGACAGGCAGGGCAACCAGTTAGGGCACTGTTGTGGCAATCCTGATGACAGAGGACAAAGGCCTGAACGAGACAGTGGCTGTGGGGATGGAGATAGGTGGGTGAATTTGAGAGATAAAGGAGGAGGTGGAATTTGCTACTTGGTAAATGATTGGATGACACAGAAGAGGGAGACAGGATTCAGGATATTGGGAAAAGATGAATTTGCTATATGGAAAGTATTAAAGTTTGTTGATTAGTGGTCCCTTATTGGTTATCCATGACTACCTCTGAGATTTCATTTAGAAACCAAATTCCACTTACACATGGAAAAGAAATTCACTGGTGctgtcctcctcctcttctctttaTCTCCCTTTCTTGCCACTTTTCTCTGGTGTAATTAAGGCCTGCTTGTGTAAGCCAGGTGCAATAAGTAGTTGCTCCTGGGTGCTATCTGGTTTATTCTCTAGGTCTTGGTCCAGCTCCAGTTCTGATCACTTTAGGATTTCCTCGCACTTGCTTCATCCCGATTACTGTCCTTTGATCTTGGTCCTGTTTTGTCAGTCTCTCTTTAAGTGTGTGATGTAGAAAAAGAAGTCCTTGTCCTTGGAGAGTCTGACCATGCAGAGCCAGACTGCAATTTTGCAGGAACCTAAGGCCCTGCCTGCCTTGTTGATACCTTGTTAGTGCCCTCGGCAGGTGTCCTGTCACCCCGCAGGCCAGCAGGGCCCTCAGCGGCATTCAGCCGTTCCCACGTGTGCCTGGGCACCTCTCTTGCCCATTCCCCTCTCTGATCTCCACATTTTCATCCCTGGTCTCAGACTCCTACCTTGCCTTTTACTTCACTAACTTGTAGCCATCAAGGCTCCTGAATTTCCTCTTCTATCATTTGCAGACTCCTCTCCAGCTGACCCTATGATATTGCTTTTTAATCTAATTTCTTGAAAGAAATGGCATTTGTCTTAATCAAGGCTCCTTCCCCTACTTGGGCTTCAGATCC from Choloepus didactylus isolate mChoDid1 chromosome 1, mChoDid1.pri, whole genome shotgun sequence harbors:
- the HRH1 gene encoding histamine H1 receptor, with the protein product MTLLNSSYVLEDKMCEGNKTTMAMPQLMPLVVFLSSISVVTVGLNLLVLYAVRSERKLHTVGNLYIISLSVADLIVGAIVMPMNILYLLMSKWSLGRPLCLFWLSMDYVASTASIFSVFILCIDRYRSIQQPLRYLRYRTKTRATATILGAWFLSFLWIIPILSWRHFKSENSHREDRCETDFYKVTWFKIMTAIINFYLPTLLMLWFYAKIYKAVRQHCQHRELIDSSLPSFSEIKLKPENPKVITKKPGKESPWEVLKRKPKDAGGGPVLKPPVQDPEEMKSPVVFSQEEDGDVAKRHCFPPSIVQVQTVAEESNRGYDAVNQGQLETEEQGLSMRGAGEMAEDQIGGDSQSCSRTDSDTPTEPASGKGQLRSESCTGLDYIKFTWKRLRSHSRQYVSGLHMNRERKAAKQLGFIMAAFILCWIPYFVFFMVIAFCECCYNEPVHMFTIWLGYINSTLNPFIYPLCNENFKKTFKKILHIHS